The Solanum stenotomum isolate F172 unplaced genomic scaffold, ASM1918654v1 scaffold4900, whole genome shotgun sequence genome includes a window with the following:
- the LOC125852748 gene encoding probable leucine-rich repeat receptor-like protein kinase At2g33170, protein MDRSCIFLAIFILLHDNTLLATLPSISTDEAALLALKSHISSHSNNILARNWSSSIPVCSWIGITCSSHHHQVTAIDISSMQLYGTIPPHLVNLSFISSLDISNNTFHGDLPVELTHLQRLKFINAKNNNITGAIPSFLSLLPNLHFLYLSNNQFSGKIPTSLSNLTKLEVLQLQSNFLEGEIPREISDLRYLTILDLEFNQLTGSIPPSIFDITTIQVIALMDNNLTGKLPKTICDHIPDLEGLYLGRNSLDGIIPPKLEKCRKLQILELGDNEFAGTVPRELANLTALTELYLGLLHLEGEIPMELDNLKKFQALGLSQNELTGSIPDSIFNMSALQIIDFGENKLSGPIPKSLGNLEYLEVLNLWGNNFVSDSTLSILASLTNCRNLRVLTLSGNPLDGVLPPSVGNFSNSLQSFEADGCKLKGVIPKEVSNLTGVTRMSLSNNELTGHIPNTVHGMSILQELYLFNNKIEGARHDVICNLKSLGTLVLSENHFSGSVPSCLGNVTSLRKLYLDNNKLYSRLPSSLGNLQDLIEFNVSFNLFSGEIPLESGNLKAATHIDLSNNYFSGKIPSTLGGLDN, encoded by the exons ATGGACAGAAGTTgcatttttcttgcaattttcATTCTACTACATGACAATACTTTACTTGCTACTCTTCCTAGTATTAGCACTGATGAAGCTGCTCTTCTTGCACTTAAATCACATATTTCTTCTCATTCTAACAATATCTTAGCAAGAAACTGGTCTTCTTCCATCCCGGTTTGCAGCTGGATTGGAATCACTTGCAGCTCCCATCACCATCAAGTCACTGCTATAGACATTTCTAGCATGCAACTTTATGGTACCATTCCTCCACACCTTGTAAACCTCTCATTTATTTCATCGCTTGACATCAGTAACAACACTTTCCATGGAGATTTGCCAGTAGAGTTGACTCATTTGCAGAGGTTGAAATTCATTAATGCCAAAAACAATAACATTACCGGAGCCATTCCATCATTTTTAAGTTTGTTACCAAACCTACACTTTTTGTACCTATCGAATAACCAATTTTCGGGGAAAATTCCAACTTCCCTTTCCAATCTAACAAAACTGGAAGTGTTGCAATTACAGAGCAATTTTCTCGAAGGAGAAATCCCTCGAGAAATCAGTGATCTTCGTTACTTGACTATCCTAGACCTGGAATTTAATCAGCTTACTGGATCTATACCACCATCAATCTTCGACATTACTACAATACAAGTAATTGCTCTTATGGACAACAATCTTACTGGAAAGCTGCCAAAAACTATATGTGATCATATTCCAGACTTGGAAGGACTTTACCTCGGTAGAAACTCCCTAGATGGAATTATTCCACCAAAGCTGGAGAAATGCAGAAAGCTTCAAATATTGGAATTGGGTGATAATGAGTTTGCTGGAACTGTACCAAGAGAGCTAGCCAACTTAACAGCTCTTACAGAATTATATCTTGGACTTCTGCATTTGGAAG GAGAGATACCAATGGAGCTCGATAATCTTAAGAAATTTCAAGCATTGGGATTATCACAGAATGAGCTTACTGGCTCTATCCCTGACAGCATTTTCAACATGTCAGCACTGCAGATTATAGATTTTGGAGAAAACAAGCTTTCAG GTCCAATTCCTAAATCACTTGGTAACTTAGAATACCTTGAGGTTCTGAACTTGTGGGGGAATAATTTTGTCAGTGATTCAACATTGAGCATCCTTGCATCATTGACAAACTGTAGGAATCTAAGAGTACTCACGTTATCTGGTAATCCGTTGGATGGTGTTTTGCCTCCATCTGTTGGTAATTTCTCAAACTCCTTGCAAAGTTTTGAAGCAGATGGTTGTAAACTGAAGGGTGTCATTCCAAAAGAAGTTAGTAATCTTACTGGAGTGACAAGGATGAGTCTGTCTAACAATGAGTTGACTGGACATATTCCAAATACTGTACATGGCATGTCGATCCTTCAAGAACTTTACTTATTTAACAACAAGATAGAAGGAGCCAGACATGATGTTATCTGTAATTTAAAGAGTCTAGGCACATTAGTCTTGTcagaaaatcatttttctggTTCAGTGCCCTCGTGCTTAGGGAACGTTACTAGTTTGAGGAAACTTTATCTAGATAACAACAAGCTGTATTCTAGATTACCTTCAAGCTTGGGGAACCTTCAAGATCTCATAGAATTCAATGtttcattcaatttatttaGTGGGGAAATTCCACTGGAGAGCGGAAACTTGAAGGCTGCAACACACATTGATttgtcaaataattatttttctggTAAGATTCCTAGCACTCTAGGGGGTCTAGATAATTGA